One Alnus glutinosa chromosome 3, dhAlnGlut1.1, whole genome shotgun sequence genomic region harbors:
- the LOC133862788 gene encoding uncharacterized protein LOC133862788, translating into FGSSAATSGKDQTSGATRTVKEELTSDDEGLNEDTDETESKSLIYGNDRSKVGGEHSQASRVGVQTCRVTYGGVDGAYYTSTRTTKAGTDGVVVEETKEADRTTGQAKHRISRGIHDKGHSFTRKLNSYGDVDTLETLHNLNEDELAGFEEAWKGNAKGNLYDGEDGFHMHGNAGSSSSKQKKTGWGGGALPSVEHYWKDGGMGPGNEGWNNFSPGGTKNVVRINIE; encoded by the exons TTTGGTTCAAGTGCTGCAACCAGTGGGAAGGATCAGACCAGTGGAGCAACACGAACGGTAAAAGAAGAGCTAACCTCTGATGATGAGGGACTGAATGAGGACACCGATG AGACAGAGAGCAAGAGTTTGATTTATGGAAATGACCGTAGCAAGGTTGGAGGGGAACATTCCCAGGCTAGCAGAGTCGGTGTTCAGACTTGTAGAGTCACATATGGTGGTGTTGATGGAGCATATTACACATCTACTAGAACCACAAAGGCAGGCACTGATGGA GTGGTGGTTGAGGAGACTAAAGAAGCAGATAGAACAACAGGTCAAGCAAAACATAGGATCTCTAGAGGAATTCATGACAAG GGTCACTCATTTACAAGGAAGCTTAATTCATATGGTGATGTGGATACATTGGAAACTTTACACAATCTAAATGAAG ATGAGCTTGCTGGTTTTGAAGAAGCTTGGAAAGGTAATGCTAAAGGGAATTTGTATGACGGGGAAGATGGATTTCATATGCATGGCAATGCAG GTTCTAGTAGCAGTAAGCAGAAGAAGACAGGTTGGGGAGGTGGGGCCCTCCCATCTGTAGAGCACTACTGGAAAGATGGAGGAATGGGACCAGGCAATGAAGGCTGGAACAATTTTTCTCCTGGGGGAACCAAAAATGTCGTTAGAATCAATATAGAATAA
- the LOC133864723 gene encoding uncharacterized protein LOC133864723, which translates to MAWSADNATKAYLCTLKMAKRGKEPDMAEFISALAAGNNAQLMVMICASVARSTTLALVAAAHQTRGRVVCILRGLDELHPLNKALGPYANCVEFVVGDARTLLLDDQYKGADFVLIDCHISEHRGVFLAAKKNAKHDGALLVGYNALHKGSWWSELKTHFLPIGEGLLVTRIAATNVVSGGPKRSRWVVKVDKCTGEEHVFRITSPQRRQIEA; encoded by the exons atggctTGGTCTGCTGATAATGCCACAAAAGCCTATCTCTGCACCCTCAAGATG GCAAAAAGAGGTAAAGAGCCTGATATGGCTGAATTCATATCCGCCCTCGCCGCCGGCAACAATGCTCAGCTCATGGTGATGATATGCGCTAGCGTCGCCAGATCCACCACTCTAGCACTAGTAGCAGCCGCCCATCAGACACGTGGCCGCGTTGTATGCATTTTAAGAGGCCTCGACGAATTGCATCCCTTGAACAAAGCTCTAGGCCCCTATGCAAACTGTGTCGAATTTGTTGTAGGGGATGCACGCACCTTGTTGTTAGATGATCAGTATAAAGGGGCGGATTTTGTGCTTATTGATTGTCATATCAGTGAGCACAGGGGAGTATTCTTAGCAGCAAAAaagaatgcaaagcatgatggggCACTTCTTGTAGGGTACAATGCCCTCCACAAGGGATCATGGTGGAGTGAACTGAAGACACATTTCTTGCCCATCGGAGAGGGGCTTCTGGTGACAAGAATAGCTGCAACAAATGTGGTTAGCGGTGGCCCGAAAAGAAGCCGTTGGGTGGTTAAAGTAGATAAGTGCACCGGTGAGGAGCATGTCTTCAGGATCACTTCCCCACAAAGGAGACAGATTGAGGCTTAA
- the LOC133862484 gene encoding uncharacterized protein LOC133862484, whose protein sequence is MKLVWSPETASKAYIDTVNSCRNFKEHSGVAELLAAMAAGWNAKLIVQAWLHGEPILTSVGLAIAARHACGRHVCIVPDEQTRLEYVKAIQAYAEVSTPTEVVVGEAEAAMGGLVGVDFLVVDCERGDFARVLRLARLSPRGAVLACKNACQRNVSGLRWHGVLERGTRVVRTVLLPMGKGSGLDIAHIGSKGGAPCPRKGPSRWIKHIDARSGEEHVFRW, encoded by the exons atgaAGCTTGTTTGGTCCCCAGAGACAGCGTCAAAAGCTTATATAGACACAGTTAATTCG TGTCGGAATTTCAAAGAACATTCCGGCGTAGCTGAGCTGCTAGCCGCCATGGCCGCCGGTTGGAATGCGAAGCTGATCGTCCAGGCCTGGCTCCACGGCGAACCAATCTTGACAAGCGTTGGCCTCGCCATAGCCGCCCGCCACGCATGCGGACGCCACGTGTGCATAGTCCCGGACGAGCAGACGAGACTAGAGTACGTCAAGGCGATACAGGCGTACGCCGAGGTGTCTACGCCGACGGAGGTGGTGGTGGGCGAGGCTGAGGCGGCGATGGGGGGGCTGGTGGGCGTGGATTTTCTGGTGGTGGATTGTGAGCGCGGAGACTTCGCAAGGGTTCTGAGGCTCGCTAGGCTGAGCCCAAGAGGCGCGGTTTTGGCGTGCAAAAACGCGTGCCAGAGAAACGTTTCGGGGCTTCGATGGCATGGGGTGCTGGAGAGAGGGACACGTGTGGTGAGGACCGTGCTTTTGCCGATGGGGAAGGGATCCGGGTTGGATATTGCCCATATAGGTAGCAAAGGTGGGGCTCCGTGTCCCAGGAAGGGTCCTAGCCGTTGGATCAAGCACATCGATGCGCGGTCCGGTGAGGAGCATGTGTTCCGGTGGTGA